GCGGACACGAAGGCGTTTCCGATTTAGTAGTATTATTATTAGGTGTAGGTTCTGCGGTAATCGATAACGTACCATTAGTAGCGGCTAGTTTAGGTATGTTTCATGAACCAATGGATAATGAACTTTGGCACTTTATAGCCTATTCTGCAGGAACAGGTGGTAGTATGTTAATTATTGGTTCTGCAGCAGGTGTAGTAGCAATGGGAATGGAGAAAATTGATTTTTTCTGGTACCTTAAAAAAATTGCTTGGTTAGCCTTAATTGGTTTCTTAGTAGGTGCTGTTGCCTTTATGTTTACAAGAACTTTATTTTAATAAATAGTTATTTCGCTTTCGCGGAAAAGTGGCACACATGTTGATTATAGTGTCGTTTCTAATATAGATTTTAAAACAAAGTGTGAAGGTTTTTGTACTTTGTTTTAAATAGTATCAAGATGACTATAATTTAATATCAAAATAGACGTTATAAAGTTGCAATAAATTAAGATTATATGCTAAACACAATATTACAAAACGCACCAGACGGTGCAGAGGTATTAACAGAGGGAGAACCAGTTGAAAAAACACTCTCGATAATAGAATTAATTAGTAGCGGTGGTTTCGCCGGACAAATTATTATTGCTATTCTATTTTTATTATTAGTAGCTGCCATTTATATTTATTTTGAACGTTTGTTTGCTATTAAAGCAGCATCACAGGTTGAAGCGAACTTTATGAACCAAATAAAAGATCATGTCAGTAATGGTAAAATAGAATCGGCACAAGCACTTTGTACACAAGTGAACTCTCCGGTTTCTCGTTTAATAGGTAAAGGAATTTCTAGAATAGGAAAACCTTTAGCAGATATTAATACGGCAATAGAAAACGCAGGGCGTTTAGAAATTTATGGCCTAGAGAAAAACGTAAGTGTATTGGCTACCATTTCTGGAGCAGCACCAATGATTGGTTTCTTAGGAACTGTTGTTGGGATGATCTTGGCGATTTTCGAACTTGCAAATGCTGGAGGAAGTATTCAAATGGATGTTTTGGCTAGCGGACTTTACACAGCCATGACAACTACGGTTGCTGGTTTAATTGTGGGTATTGTTGCTTATATTACTTATAACCATTTAGTGGTTAAAACAGATAAAGTAGTGTATCAAATGGAAGCGAATTCCTTAGAGTTTTTAGACCATTTAAACGAACCTTCTTAATATGAATTTTAGAGGAAGAAATAAAGTTACGCCGGAGTTTAATATGTCGTCTATGACGGATATTGTATTCCTGCTACTTATCTTTTTTATGATTGCTTCCACTTTGGTAACTACCAACGCAATTGATATTTTATTACCAAAAGCGAGTGGGAAAACCGAGAATAAAAAGTCGATAGCAGTTAGTATTAAAAAAGATTTAACTTACTATATAGATCAAAGTAGGGTAGGGGAAAGCGTGCTAGAAACTGAGTTAATAGCTGCTTTATCTAAAAAAGAACAACCAACCATTGTTTTACGTGCAGAAAAATCTGTACCAGTAGAGCATGTGGTAAAGGTTATGGATATAGCGAATAGAAATAAATTTAAAGTTATTTTGGCTGTTCAGCCTAATTAGTAACTTAAAGTAGGCACTACCTTTACTATGAAATATTTCAAAACCAAACATGAAAAAGATTCAGCAAAAATAACCACTTTGATAATGGTTATTATTTTGTTGCTACTCTTTGTTGTGGGACCTCCGTATATGGATCCACCGGAGGAATACGGTGTTGCTGTAAATTTTGGAACTACAGATTTTGGTAAAGGAGACGTACAGCCTAAAGCGCCTATAAAATCTGAGCCGCGTGAAGTTGAAGAGCTTCCTGAACCAGAACCGGAAGCGGTACCTGAGCAAGTAGAAGCTGCAAAGCCAGCTGAAACTAAGGAAGAAGTGTTAACGGCAGATAATGCGGAAGAGATTGCTATAAAAAAACAAGAAGCAGCTGAAAAAGCTAAAGCACAGGCCGAGGCGAAAGCCAAAGCAGATGCTAAAAAGAAAGCCGAAGCTATCGCTAAAGCGGAAGCTGAACGAGTGGCGAAGGAAAAACGTGAACAGGAAGAAAAGAAAAGGAAATTAGATGCCTTAATTGGTGGTGTTAGTAAATCTGAAGGAACAGAATCTGGAGGAGAAGGAGATGATAATAAGGCAGGAGATAAGGGACAATTAGATGGTAATCCATATGCGCCAAGTTACTTCGGGTCTGGATCAGGAAGTGGTGGTGTTGGTTACGGTCTTAATGGGCGTGGTCGAGCATCTTTCAATACGGTGAAACAAGATTGTAATGAATCGGGATTAGTGATTGTTAAAATTACTGTGAACCAAAGCGGCCAGGTTGTAGAAGCTGAGCCAGGAGTAAAAGGAACTACTAATACAGCACAATGTCTATTAGAGCCAGCAAAAAAAATAGCGCTTTCTCATAGATGGCCTGCGGACTCTAAAGCACCTGCAAAGCAAATAGGTTTTGTAAAAGTAAACTTCAAATTGGGGCAATAACACATGACGTATAGCGATACTTTAGATTGGATGTTTTCTCAACTGCCAATGTATCAAAGGCAGGGCAAATCGGCTTATAAAGTCGATTTGAGTAATACGGTTTTACTTATAAACCATTTAGATAATCCACACCAAAATTTTAAAACAATACACGTAGCAGGAACTAACGGAAAAGGTTCTTCTAGCCATATGCTAGCTTCTGTTTTACAAGAGGCAGGCTATAAAGTGGGCTTGTATACTTCGCCTCATTTAAAAGATTTTAGAGAGCGTATTAAAATAAATGGTAAAGAAGTAAGTGAAACATTTGTAACGGGCTTTATTGAACGTAATAAATTGTTTTTTGAGGCTAATCAATTATCGTTTTTTGAAATGACTGTTGGTATGGCATTCGAATATTTTTCCGAGGAAAAAGTAGATATTGCAGTTATAGAAGTTGGTTTAGGTGGCCGATTAGACTCTACAAATATTATTACACCAGAAGTTGCGGTAATTACAAATATAGGGTTAGATCATACGGAGTTTTTAGGAAATACTTTAGATGCTATAGCTTTTGAAAAAGGTGGTATTATAAAGCCTAATGTGCCTGTTGTAATAGGAGAGACTCAAGAGGAAACGAAACCTGTGTTTGTAGATTTAGCAACTAAGAATAATGCTGATATTACTTTTGCCGATCAGCAAGTATCTAATAATTATGTCTCTGATTTAAAGGGAGATTATCAAGTTAAAAATATTCAAACTGTTGTAACTGCCATCAAAATTCTTCAGCAGAAAAATTATAATATTTCTAAAAGTAATATAAAAGAGGGATTGTCACACGTTATAAAAAACACTGGTTTATTAGGGCGTTGGCAAGTTTTAAATCAGGAGCCTAAGGTGGTTTGTGATACAGGCCATAACCGAGAAGGTTTAATTTATGTGATGAAACAGCTTTCTAATGAGGTTTATAATCACCTTCATATTGTATTTGGAGTGGTAAATGATAAAGATTTAGAATCTATAATAGATTTATTACCAAAAAATGCAACTTATTATTTCTGTAAACCAGATATTTCTCGTGGTCTAGATGCAGAAGAATTAAGGGCGTTTTTTAGCAAGTATAATTTAACTGGTAAGAGCTATAAATCAGTAGATGAGGCTTATAAAGTAGCGAAAGAAAAAGCGGAGATCGATGATTTTATTTTTATCGGAGGAAGTACTTTTGTAGTAGCAGAAATAATTTAATTTTTTTTCAAAAAAAGTCTTTGTAAAGTCAAAAAGTAGTGTATCTTTGCACCTCCTAATAATTAGGGCGCGTAGCTCAGTTGGTTCAGAGCACTTGGTTTACACCCAAGGGGTCAGGGGTTCGAATCCCTTCGCGCCCACATTAAGTTTAAGATAACATCTTAGACTTTTTTTATACGTAAAAAAGGAGTTTACTCTTTATAATTGTTAGGGCGCGTAGCTCAGTTGGTTCAGAGCACTTGGTTTACACCCAAGGGGTCAGGGGTTCGAATCCCTTCGCGCCCACAGAAATTTAAACCTAAGATGAAAGTCTTAGGTTTTTTTTTTGCCAAAAATCAAAGTAAATTCTTCACGAGTGTAATATTTTTACTATTTTAGGATAATCAATCCACTCTCATGAATAGATATAATATTAAAGATACTTATAAAGAAATCTTTAAATCTCACGATAATCCTTCTCTCAAAAAGCATATAGAGAAATTTATTGAGTTGGATACTTACTTGCCTTATAGTTCTACCTTTTTCTGTGTTACTAATACACAAGATTTAACTTTTGAATATATCAGTAAAAATATGACGGCATGTTTGGGTTTAGATAAAGCCGAATTAAAAGCTCGTGGTATGCGTAATTTTTGGAGTAGAATGCATCCCGATGATTTGGAGCAGTGGCTTCAAGCATTAAATGAATTGATGAATTTTACGTTAACTGAAATTTCCTTGGATAATAGAGAGCGCATGAGTTATACTTGG
The window above is part of the Algibacter sp. L3A6 genome. Proteins encoded here:
- a CDS encoding bifunctional folylpolyglutamate synthase/dihydrofolate synthase; this translates as MTYSDTLDWMFSQLPMYQRQGKSAYKVDLSNTVLLINHLDNPHQNFKTIHVAGTNGKGSSSHMLASVLQEAGYKVGLYTSPHLKDFRERIKINGKEVSETFVTGFIERNKLFFEANQLSFFEMTVGMAFEYFSEEKVDIAVIEVGLGGRLDSTNIITPEVAVITNIGLDHTEFLGNTLDAIAFEKGGIIKPNVPVVIGETQEETKPVFVDLATKNNADITFADQQVSNNYVSDLKGDYQVKNIQTVVTAIKILQQKNYNISKSNIKEGLSHVIKNTGLLGRWQVLNQEPKVVCDTGHNREGLIYVMKQLSNEVYNHLHIVFGVVNDKDLESIIDLLPKNATYYFCKPDISRGLDAEELRAFFSKYNLTGKSYKSVDEAYKVAKEKAEIDDFIFIGGSTFVVAEII
- a CDS encoding ExbD/TolR family protein, producing MNFRGRNKVTPEFNMSSMTDIVFLLLIFFMIASTLVTTNAIDILLPKASGKTENKKSIAVSIKKDLTYYIDQSRVGESVLETELIAALSKKEQPTIVLRAEKSVPVEHVVKVMDIANRNKFKVILAVQPN
- a CDS encoding energy transducer TonB, producing the protein MKYFKTKHEKDSAKITTLIMVIILLLLFVVGPPYMDPPEEYGVAVNFGTTDFGKGDVQPKAPIKSEPREVEELPEPEPEAVPEQVEAAKPAETKEEVLTADNAEEIAIKKQEAAEKAKAQAEAKAKADAKKKAEAIAKAEAERVAKEKREQEEKKRKLDALIGGVSKSEGTESGGEGDDNKAGDKGQLDGNPYAPSYFGSGSGSGGVGYGLNGRGRASFNTVKQDCNESGLVIVKITVNQSGQVVEAEPGVKGTTNTAQCLLEPAKKIALSHRWPADSKAPAKQIGFVKVNFKLGQ
- a CDS encoding MotA/TolQ/ExbB proton channel family protein translates to MLNTILQNAPDGAEVLTEGEPVEKTLSIIELISSGGFAGQIIIAILFLLLVAAIYIYFERLFAIKAASQVEANFMNQIKDHVSNGKIESAQALCTQVNSPVSRLIGKGISRIGKPLADINTAIENAGRLEIYGLEKNVSVLATISGAAPMIGFLGTVVGMILAIFELANAGGSIQMDVLASGLYTAMTTTVAGLIVGIVAYITYNHLVVKTDKVVYQMEANSLEFLDHLNEPS